The following is a genomic window from Bacillota bacterium.
TCCGTACAATCGGCAATGTTCCATGAGGCAAGTCTCTAAGGTGCCACGTGTACGTGCGGCAGACCTTGCCGCTTCAACAAGACTGGTTCGCAGGGCTGGATTAGCCTTGCGGGTTCGGCCGTTCTTTCGTTTACCAGCACTTTCATTGTTTCCCGGGCAGAGTCCCGCCCGTGACCACTCAGCATCCTTTATATCTGTCTTGCGGTCTGGTACGGCTTTGATATGATCATTCACTACCAAGATCTCCACGCCCGTTGCTTCAAGAAGGTGTCCAGTACACACCTGTACTCTCCATAGCTACGTGGGTGCACCCTTTTGAAACCAGGCAATCAGCTAGCTCCAATAAATCCTGAGTCATCGTGCCATAGGTACGAATGTCCTTCTCTCCGGGAGTGATCAAACACACAGTGATTTTGATGCCTGGTGAATATCCAGTCTGCAGCACCGCTCGTAAAGAACCTTCATGACTGCAGCCCCCCATTCCCCGGCGGGTGACCTCCATGTCAAGAATCTACCTTGCGTGCTTCCCCTGTTGGGAGCCACATTAAGTGGTGCCCCAAGATCACCAAAGTCAGACTACTCCACGGGCTCTCCGGCACCAAGGAGAACCGACCTTCTTCCACCGGGTTTATTGCGGCAAAACATTCGTGGTCATGAGATTTTCATCCTTTGTGGTGCCGGTGTTCTTTCCCGGCATGGGGGACTACTCCGGTATTAACAAGTAATCTAGAGACTATGACGATTCCGGCTCGCTGAGACTACGCTCGGTATTAGTGAGGTGCACGATCATGGCCTTCTTAGCTGCGGCAAAGTCCCTTTCGCTGAGGGCCTGGAAAACCGCCTTATGCTCTGTCAGTACCAGTTCCATTCTGCCGGGCCACTGCAAGGTGGACATACCCATTAGGCGAGTAAGATCACGTAAGTTGACTAAAATCTCTCTTACTCTGTGGTAGCCTGTCAGTTCAGCTAGAGTTAGATGAAACTCTTCATCGTAATCCAGGAACTTTACCATATCCTCTTGCTCGATCGCTTCTTGCTGCCCGGCAAGAATCCCGCGGAGCCTGCTAAGGTCGTGCAGACCTATTTTCCCAGGCAATTGCTCAATGATCATCGCCTCGATGGTTCGCCTGAGAAGGAAAACTTCGTCTCTTACTCCTTGAGATACCTTTCGGATTATCATGCCTCTTTGCGGAAGAGCCCCTACTAGTCCATCCCGCTGCAGGTCCAGGAAGGCTTCCCTGACTGGCGTGCGGGAGATGTTCAGGGCTTTGGCGATCTTCCCCTCCGAATACACCTCCCCAGCCACCAATTGCCCATTCAGGATTGATGTCTTTATTTCCTGATAAGCCATTTGCTTGAGGGTTTTGGGCCTGTTGACTGATTTTAAGTCCCCAACCATTAGGTCTTCTCCTCATCTTCAGACACCCACACATCACAAACTGGATTGCTAGTGTGCTGTCATTTGTGAAAAGAGTGTTGAGTTTATGCATTGGTATGTAGTAGGCTACGTGTAATATACTACATACAACCTCAAAATCCTTGTGTCGAGTCGCCTTGACTTTGGCCCGGCGGCATTTCGGGTCATCCTCAGATGTTAGCACGTATTCCGCACCCCTTGAGAAGAATTAGGTGGGAATATATGTAACCAAGCAGGATTTGGGAGTAAGGGCTTGAATCCCCCGAGTTAGGAAAAGAGCGGGGGGATGTAGGGGTGATAGCGGAAGGGTTACGGGCCATCCAGGCAGGGGCGACGTCATTGATTGCAGCCCTTTGCGATGAGGTGGGTCTTGCGGATATCGTTAACTCGGTGGTCAGGTGGGATGAGAGGCAATGGAAGTTATCACCGGGGG
Proteins encoded in this region:
- a CDS encoding GntR family transcriptional regulator, which translates into the protein MVGDLKSVNRPKTLKQMAYQEIKTSILNGQLVAGEVYSEGKIAKALNISRTPVREAFLDLQRDGLVGALPQRGMIIRKVSQGVRDEVFLLRRTIEAMIIEQLPGKIGLHDLSRLRGILAGQQEAIEQEDMVKFLDYDEEFHLTLAELTGYHRVREILVNLRDLTRLMGMSTLQWPGRMELVLTEHKAVFQALSERDFAAAKKAMIVHLTNTERSLSEPESS